The sequence below is a genomic window from Draconibacterium halophilum.
CCGATAATAAAATTATTGCTATAAATGACAGATATAAAAAAAACTGTTTCATTTTGTTTGATTTAAGGACTGATATTTATTTGATTTTATCAAAATGGTCTTCTAAGGTTCCGTCATTAATCATTTCTGTAATTTGGCCTAGTGTAAACTGTTTCAATTTACAATCGTTGCATCCCATATGATAGAATTCCGTAAATGGATTAGAATCTACTATCCTGGATTTTATCAATGGGTTGGGCCAACAAGTCACACCTTGCTGAATATTATATTTAACGTATTCGTCAATTGTAATATTTGTAAAAGATGCTTCCAAATCTATTTCCAGAGAAACAATGTATCCATTCTCCAATTTCCATCGGACATTAGATATAATATTACCATTTTCGGCAGTCTTTAACCGTCCGGTTGTATCTGCTAAGCTATAGGCAGGGATCGAACTTAACTGACCATCAGATAGTACAACCACCCACACATAATTAACATAATCTTCATTTGTTTTGTAAACACTTACTCCGGGGTGGTTACTTACAACAATCGTGTCGTTTGGATTAACTAATTCTAATAATTCTTTTTGATTTTCTATGTTTGGGGTATCATTATCGTTGTTTTGACAAGAAACAACCAATAAGCCAACCAATAGAATCAATAAACTAAATTCTAAAACCTTGTGTTTCATTTTTTGTTTTTTTTATTAATGATTGATTTTAATATTCAAGATAACTTTTGTTATCAGGCTTGAGCACATTTAGCATTTCACGTGTTTAAAAAAGCTTGTTTCACGTAATTACATCCTAATTGAATAAGTATGGGTTAATTTAGAACGAAACAATGCATTCAGGATCATAACAGATGGTTTTTTGTACACTTAAAATTACTAAAAGCATAAAGAAAAAACTTTGGCCTCCATCATGTTACTTAACACTCTCTAAACCAACCATAAAATAACGAAAGAGATGACAACAATATGTCTTGTTATTCAGAGAAACAGTTTACTGATTCCGAAAACCACTTGTGCAGCGTGGTTCGTAAAAGCGATGGTGCCGATTTAATTCGCGCACGACTGGTTTGGAGTAAACGTTAAGCTTTTAAAAGATTTAAAACCTCGCCTACCTTCTCGTCCATCGGCAAATGTCCGTTTATCCAATGGATTTTTGTACCGCGCTTTTCCATTCCCCGAAACCAGGTCATCTGTCGCTTGGCAAACTGGTGAATGGCAATTTCCAGTTTGCTGAACATTTCATCAAAACTCAACTCGCCAATTAAATGTAGCGTGAGAAATTTATATTCCAGTCCATAGTAAATCAGCTGCTCAGGAGTTAATCCCAAATCGAGCAATTTTTGCACTTCATCAAGCATGCCCTCTTCAAGTCGTTGCTTTAAGCGAGTGGTAATTCTTTGGCGGCGCATTTCCCGGTCGAAATCAATTCCCACATTCAAACTGTTTATTTCGGGCATTTCCGAATCTTCCTGCGGATGTTCACGATAATAATGTTCTATTTCTATTGCACGAATTGCACGACGATCGGTTTCCACATCGGTTTCATTGTGCAATTCCGGTTTAAGATTTTCGAGAATTTTAGTGAGTTCCTCCAGCGATTTTCCTTCCAGGTCTTTTCGCAATTCTTTATTTGGTGGCACCTCTATTAACCTGTAGTTTCGCAACACCGCCTCAAGGTATAAACCACTGCCACCGCACAAAACCGGAAACTTTCCGCGCGATTGTATCTCGTTGAAAACCTCAATAAAATCGGTCTGAAAACGATAAACATTGTAATGCTCCCCGGCATCTTCAATATCTACCAAATGCGAAGGCACTTCAACACCATCAACAAAATAATCTTCGTAATCTTTTCCCGTGCCAAGATCCATTCCGCGATAAACCTGCCGCGAATCGGCAGAAATAACTTCTCCATCTATACGTGAGGCCAAATGTGCAGCCAGCCCTGTTTTTCCGGTTGCTGTTGGGCCAAGTATTGTTACTAAATTGGTTTTCAAAATTTCGTAATTTTAGCTGCAAAATAACAAAATATAAGTGGCTTATCCATTTATGAATTACTTTTTAAAGTATTTAAACAACTGTCTTCTTTTTTATAAATTATTGCCTAATTATTTATCTTTGATACCTTTTCATGTAAAAGAAGTACAATGATTAAAGAAGCATGTGTTGAATCGTATTTAGAAGCAAAACTGGCACAAAAAAAGGGAGCCAACCGAATTGAACTTTGTTCTGATTTGGCAAATGATGGCTTAACTCCTGATTTTGAGGACATGAAAAAAGCATGTTCCGGGCTGGATATTCCGGTAATGGTAATGACACGTCCACGCGCAGGTAATTTTGTTCATTCGTCGGAAGAAGTTGAGCAAATGAAAATAGCCATCGATCAGGCAAAAGAAGCCGGTGCCGATGGTGTTGTTTTTGGGCTGTTAACTGCAGAGAACAAAATTGATGAAGCCAACACACGCTTGCTTGCCGAATATGCTCATCCACTGCCCGTAACTTTTCACAAAGCAATTGACGAAATGGATGATCCGGTTGAAGGTGTGCGGGTTCTGAAAACCATTCCGAATATAAAACGCATCCTCAGTTCGGGAGGAAAAGCAACTGCTCGTGAAGGACAGCAAGTGATCCGCAAAATGATTGCAGAAACAGATGGAAAAATCATTATTCTTGTTGCCGGAAAAGTTACTGCCGAAAATGTAAATGAAATGCAGCAAATTACCGGAACAACCGAATTGCATGGCCGCAAGATTGTTGCCGATCTTACTTTATCAGAGAAGATTTAAAATAGAAATAAAATAACTAATTCAATGAAAAAACTATTGGTGCTGATACCGGTTTTTCTGGCGTTTATGGGATATGCACAGTTAGAACATGAAATTACCGACTACGTTTGGCCAACCGATCAGGCAGTGCTTGACAAATTAGAGGACTGGCAGGATTTAAAATTTGGATTGCTTATGCACTGGGGAGCCTACAGTCAGTGGGGAATTGTTGAATCGTGGTCGATTTGCCCCGAAGATTATGGTTGGTGCGAACGAAAAAAAGGCAGTAACCCGGATGATTATTTTACCTACAAAAAAGAATACGAAAACCTGAAACTATCGTTTAACCCAACCGGTTTTAATCCCGACAATTGGGCAAAAGCAGCATCTGATGCAGGAATGAAATACGTGGTTTTTACCACTAAACACCACGACGGCTTTTGTATGTTCGACTCAAAATACACCGATTATAAAGTTACCAGCCCGGAATGTGCGTTTAGCGTAAATCCAAAAGCGAACATCACCAAAGAAGTTTTTGATGCGTTCCGTGCAGAAGGATTGTGGGCAGGCGCTTATTTCTCGAAACCTGATTGGAACAGCCCTTATTACTGGGATCCTAAGTTTCCCCCCATGGACAGAAACGTAAATTACGATCCGGAAGCACATCCGAAAGAATGGGAAAAGTTTGTACAGTTCACTCAAAACCAGATTATGGAACTGATGAGTGATTACGGCAAAATTGATATCCTTTGGCTCGACGGTGGCTGGGTGTCGAAAAAATCACCTGAGCAAATAAAAAACTACTATATCAACGTTGCCGAAAATTCAACCTCAGGATTTCCAATCTCACGCGCTGTGAACCAGGATATTCGAATGGATGATATTGCTGCAAAAGCACGCGAAAAACAACCGGGTTTGATTATGGTTGACCGTGCGGTAAAAGGCCCCAATCAAAACTACCTGACACCGGAAAACAAAGTGCCGGAAACACAACTTCCTTACCCATGGGAAAGCTGTATAATTGCTGGTGGTGGCTGGTCGTGGGTCCCCGATGCCAAGTTTATGACACCAAAAGAAGCCATCCACATGCTGGTTGATATTGTTGCAAAAGGCGGCAACCTGCTTTACAATATCGCTCCCGGCCCCGATGGAAAATGGCCTACTAATGCTTACAAATTGCTGGAGGCTATGG
It includes:
- the miaA gene encoding tRNA (adenosine(37)-N6)-dimethylallyltransferase MiaA, yielding MKTNLVTILGPTATGKTGLAAHLASRIDGEVISADSRQVYRGMDLGTGKDYEDYFVDGVEVPSHLVDIEDAGEHYNVYRFQTDFIEVFNEIQSRGKFPVLCGGSGLYLEAVLRNYRLIEVPPNKELRKDLEGKSLEELTKILENLKPELHNETDVETDRRAIRAIEIEHYYREHPQEDSEMPEINSLNVGIDFDREMRRQRITTRLKQRLEEGMLDEVQKLLDLGLTPEQLIYYGLEYKFLTLHLIGELSFDEMFSKLEIAIHQFAKRQMTWFRGMEKRGTKIHWINGHLPMDEKVGEVLNLLKA
- a CDS encoding copper homeostasis protein CutC, which produces MIKEACVESYLEAKLAQKKGANRIELCSDLANDGLTPDFEDMKKACSGLDIPVMVMTRPRAGNFVHSSEEVEQMKIAIDQAKEAGADGVVFGLLTAENKIDEANTRLLAEYAHPLPVTFHKAIDEMDDPVEGVRVLKTIPNIKRILSSGGKATAREGQQVIRKMIAETDGKIIILVAGKVTAENVNEMQQITGTTELHGRKIVADLTLSEKI
- a CDS encoding alpha-L-fucosidase, which gives rise to MKKLLVLIPVFLAFMGYAQLEHEITDYVWPTDQAVLDKLEDWQDLKFGLLMHWGAYSQWGIVESWSICPEDYGWCERKKGSNPDDYFTYKKEYENLKLSFNPTGFNPDNWAKAASDAGMKYVVFTTKHHDGFCMFDSKYTDYKVTSPECAFSVNPKANITKEVFDAFRAEGLWAGAYFSKPDWNSPYYWDPKFPPMDRNVNYDPEAHPKEWEKFVQFTQNQIMELMSDYGKIDILWLDGGWVSKKSPEQIKNYYINVAENSTSGFPISRAVNQDIRMDDIAAKAREKQPGLIMVDRAVKGPNQNYLTPENKVPETQLPYPWESCIIAGGGWSWVPDAKFMTPKEAIHMLVDIVAKGGNLLYNIAPGPDGKWPTNAYKLLEAMGDWIKVNSEAIYSTRAIAPYKTDNICLSQQKDTKAVYAIYLEEEDGSGLPASFTVKGIKAAKDAKLSLLGAKGYLKWKNTNEGVKVTIPTNIRKNLPCNLAWAVKISAVE